A region from the Cellvibrio sp. PSBB006 genome encodes:
- a CDS encoding tetratricopeptide repeat protein, whose product MKYVKVIACTLLAGGLLISVGCATTSGSKVNLVVDENQEATLVSTLEYLPVPETDEAGAYLPYEPKENPYLAQRGKIKQESIVKYIDAKRALKQKNYRHAEQLFKTLTEEDKSLSGPWIGLGDVALEQKQYDQAITHYAKAIELNSKNVNAYMRLAKAQRMQGNFLHAQNTYAKSLALWPDFPEAHLNLAVLYDIYLNHPLRAQKHMEAYQFLTQGENKDVAKWLAEIQQRTGVPISLVVEKQKAESKPLS is encoded by the coding sequence ATGAAATACGTTAAGGTTATTGCATGCACATTACTGGCGGGCGGGTTGCTGATCAGTGTAGGTTGTGCCACAACCTCTGGATCAAAAGTCAATCTCGTGGTGGACGAAAACCAGGAGGCTACCCTGGTGTCGACTCTGGAATATCTGCCCGTTCCCGAGACAGATGAAGCAGGGGCATATCTGCCTTATGAGCCGAAGGAAAACCCTTATCTTGCCCAGCGGGGCAAGATAAAGCAGGAATCGATTGTTAAATACATCGATGCCAAGCGGGCGTTGAAGCAAAAAAATTATCGTCATGCAGAGCAGCTTTTCAAAACCCTGACGGAGGAAGACAAAAGCCTATCTGGCCCATGGATCGGATTGGGTGATGTGGCGCTTGAGCAAAAACAATATGATCAGGCGATAACGCATTACGCTAAAGCGATAGAGCTTAACAGTAAGAATGTGAATGCTTATATGCGGCTGGCAAAAGCACAGCGTATGCAAGGCAACTTTCTCCATGCACAGAATACCTATGCCAAATCCCTTGCCCTGTGGCCGGATTTTCCCGAAGCGCATCTGAATCTCGCTGTGCTCTACGACATTTATCTCAACCACCCACTGCGCGCACAAAAGCATATGGAGGCTTACCAATTTCTCACCCAAGGTGAGAATAAGGATGTCGCCAAGTGGTTGGCAGAGATCCAGCAACGCACCGGTGTTCCCATCAGCCTGGTAGTAGAGAAGCAAAAAGCTGAATCCAAGCCTTTATCGTGA
- a CDS encoding MotA/TolQ/ExbB proton channel family protein gives MNDLYNMVTSFLQDGGFFMYPIALVLALGLAISLERWVYLTRERIRNIKAFENFLPLLRTTDMEKMQMYSRESQAPVTRIIACGLDMMKVSKQRADIENSMNEGMLETMPRLEKRVGYLAVLANVATLLGLLGTIIGLISAFTAVANANPAEKSQLLSMSISVAMNTTAFGLIAAIPLLVLHAVLQNKVAAIVTSIQMSAVKFLNIMTLHRLIEAGAPRPQETLVTSVPVASAQAAPAQQAPADDVLPAGAVLSQA, from the coding sequence ATGAACGATTTATACAATATGGTAACCAGCTTCCTTCAGGACGGTGGATTTTTTATGTATCCAATCGCTCTGGTATTAGCGCTTGGATTGGCAATTAGTCTGGAGCGTTGGGTTTATCTGACGCGCGAGCGCATCCGCAATATCAAAGCGTTCGAAAATTTCCTGCCGTTGTTGCGCACAACAGACATGGAAAAAATGCAGATGTATTCACGTGAAAGCCAGGCACCGGTTACCCGCATCATTGCCTGTGGTCTGGATATGATGAAAGTATCCAAGCAACGCGCCGATATCGAGAACTCCATGAACGAAGGTATGCTGGAAACCATGCCGCGCCTGGAGAAGCGTGTGGGTTATCTCGCTGTGCTGGCAAACGTTGCCACACTGTTAGGTCTTTTGGGAACTATTATCGGTTTGATCAGCGCCTTTACTGCCGTTGCCAATGCAAACCCTGCTGAAAAATCACAATTGCTGTCCATGTCGATCTCTGTGGCGATGAACACCACCGCGTTCGGTTTGATTGCGGCAATTCCACTGTTGGTGTTGCATGCTGTGCTGCAAAACAAAGTTGCAGCTATTGTGACCAGTATCCAGATGTCGGCGGTGAAATTCCTCAACATCATGACACTGCACCGTTTGATTGAAGCCGGCGCACCGCGCCCGCAGGAAACTCTGGTTACTTCGGTACCGGTTGCTTCGGCACAGGCTGCTCCCGCACAACAAGCGCCGGCTGATGATGTGTTGCCCGCTGGTGCGGTATTAAGTCAGGCCTGA
- a CDS encoding biopolymer transporter ExbD, giving the protein MNLKFQYKGTDEAELEITSFMSLMIVLVPVLLLSMTFTQITVLDVKLPELTGGPAVSQTEQSQLEIRIAEDGFKVFYPENVLVKEIPLEETEEGNAYDYVQLSQVMQEVKRQLPEKRDVLVLSDPNVDYQNLVFTMDAVKSYKTVVATSVVEIELFPEISLGDAIKK; this is encoded by the coding sequence ATGAACCTTAAATTTCAATACAAGGGCACCGATGAGGCAGAACTTGAGATCACCTCGTTCATGAGTTTGATGATCGTGTTGGTGCCAGTATTGCTGCTCAGCATGACGTTTACGCAAATCACGGTGCTGGATGTCAAACTACCGGAATTGACCGGCGGTCCAGCGGTGAGCCAGACAGAGCAATCGCAATTGGAAATCCGTATTGCTGAAGATGGCTTCAAGGTTTTCTATCCGGAGAATGTGCTGGTCAAGGAAATCCCTCTTGAAGAAACCGAAGAGGGCAATGCCTATGATTATGTGCAGCTCTCACAGGTGATGCAGGAAGTAAAACGGCAACTGCCTGAAAAGCGCGATGTGTTGGTCTTGTCTGACCCAAACGTTGATTATCAGAACCTGGTGTTTACCATGGACGCCGTTAAGTCTTACAAGACTGTTGTGGCGACAAGCGTGGTGGAAATTGAACTTTTCCCGGAGATTTCTCTGGGGGATGCCATTAAAAAATGA
- a CDS encoding tetratricopeptide repeat protein has translation MKTMKAWIPLVGVLVLSLGCASNKSNTLGALKYTPKEKEEEIEFQKLNHQEVRAEYKELLDLFEDKQLKEQIERRIADVYMMEGVYDQNQQAQRQSYYVDAIKAYRNILDKYPDSPDNAEVLYQLAKAYDMEGDQEEALKMLTQLTTRHPTYPNLAEAYFRKGDIHFNNQDYRRAEQSYHAVTQLDKSKLAINAHYMLGWAYYKQTEYNKSIDAFTYVLDQLLINQSSIENLGKAEKPLVKDTLHSMTLALDRIGGAETIASLEAIATKSYVWMIYEDIGEHYLEKELYEDSATAFRLFVNNHRHSVQAPMLHEKLINTYIKGGFPRKALDEKEAYVNAYGLHSDYQGNRGGMPANVSQSIKVYLDELARHYYNEGQDYQELVAELAEKKNRDDKEIAEKSIMSIASFDRAADFYQQYVATFPDDARIDEIYFLKAEALFLAKRYAEAVADYERVAYRPKGKSAEKHAANAGYAAIISYQKHIETLPADSQDVKKWQAQAVESSLQFAKTFHTDSRSPMVLTNAAEYLFSLDQYQRALEVSGGLIANNPQLDRTLKKTAYGIMAHSHFKLGDYQNAENNYLNQRELVDRTSDEYTQISERLAAAIYKKSEGIVDSGEKEAAIGQLLKIKTLTPDSTIRVTAQFDAASMLLELEQWDRAITELKELAALYPEHELAVEFPRKLAFAYEKNENWALAAESYLGLSEKDPDAEVRREALFLAATMFEKNKNYATSIEHFKSYDATYEKPFTSRMEARYHLATQYEKLGDTEKQLFWLKRLIEGDQKAGPQRTDRSRWLGAWANIKYGDYYAAEFSSHKLYLPLVKSLPAKNKSLESAVKQYQSSADYGILEFVTMSSFKIANLYQQFAMELRASPKPAGLSPDEQTIYAEIIEEQALPFDGLAIELHQANIDRAWEGKFNEWIDRSFAEMMKLNPARYNKTEIMVSYGDEIR, from the coding sequence ATGAAGACGATGAAAGCCTGGATACCTTTAGTAGGGGTGCTGGTTCTATCGCTCGGTTGTGCTTCCAATAAAAGCAACACCTTGGGCGCTCTGAAATATACTCCCAAAGAAAAAGAAGAGGAGATTGAATTCCAGAAGCTCAATCACCAGGAGGTCAGGGCGGAATACAAGGAACTGCTGGACTTATTTGAGGATAAACAACTCAAAGAGCAGATTGAGCGTCGTATTGCCGATGTCTACATGATGGAAGGCGTCTACGATCAAAATCAGCAGGCACAGCGTCAAAGCTATTATGTGGACGCGATTAAAGCCTACCGCAATATCCTCGATAAATATCCGGATTCACCTGATAACGCTGAAGTGCTTTATCAATTGGCAAAAGCCTACGACATGGAGGGTGATCAGGAAGAAGCGCTGAAGATGCTGACCCAGCTGACTACGCGTCATCCTACTTATCCCAATCTCGCCGAAGCCTATTTTCGCAAGGGCGATATCCACTTCAACAATCAGGATTATCGGCGCGCCGAGCAGTCTTACCACGCAGTGACCCAGCTGGATAAAAGTAAGCTGGCAATCAATGCCCATTACATGTTGGGCTGGGCCTACTACAAGCAAACCGAGTACAACAAAAGTATTGATGCGTTCACGTATGTGCTCGATCAGTTGCTGATTAACCAATCTTCCATCGAGAATTTGGGTAAAGCTGAAAAGCCGTTGGTAAAAGATACCCTGCATTCCATGACCCTGGCGCTCGACAGAATCGGTGGAGCGGAGACCATTGCTTCATTGGAGGCGATTGCCACCAAAAGTTATGTGTGGATGATCTACGAAGATATCGGCGAGCATTATCTGGAAAAAGAGCTTTATGAAGATTCTGCTACAGCCTTCAGATTATTTGTTAACAATCATCGCCATTCAGTTCAGGCGCCGATGCTGCATGAAAAACTGATTAATACCTATATTAAAGGCGGTTTCCCACGTAAGGCGCTGGATGAGAAAGAAGCCTACGTCAATGCCTATGGCTTGCATTCGGATTATCAGGGTAATCGTGGTGGTATGCCGGCTAACGTAAGTCAATCGATCAAGGTTTATCTTGATGAGCTTGCGCGTCATTACTACAACGAAGGTCAGGATTATCAGGAGCTGGTTGCTGAGCTTGCCGAGAAAAAGAACCGCGACGACAAAGAGATTGCTGAGAAATCCATAATGTCCATTGCGTCGTTTGATCGTGCTGCGGATTTCTATCAGCAATACGTGGCGACTTTCCCTGATGATGCGCGCATTGATGAGATTTATTTCCTCAAGGCTGAAGCTTTATTCCTCGCCAAGCGTTATGCAGAAGCCGTGGCAGACTACGAGCGCGTGGCTTATCGTCCAAAAGGAAAAAGTGCTGAAAAACACGCAGCCAATGCCGGTTATGCAGCGATTATTTCTTACCAAAAGCACATTGAAACCCTGCCGGCAGACAGCCAGGATGTGAAGAAATGGCAGGCACAAGCGGTAGAAAGCAGTTTGCAATTCGCCAAGACCTTTCACACCGACAGCCGTTCCCCCATGGTGCTGACCAACGCGGCGGAATACCTGTTTAGTCTCGATCAATACCAGCGTGCGCTGGAAGTCTCTGGCGGTCTGATTGCAAACAATCCACAACTGGACAGAACCCTCAAGAAAACCGCCTACGGCATTATGGCGCACTCGCATTTCAAGCTGGGTGATTATCAAAATGCGGAAAACAATTACCTGAATCAGCGTGAGTTGGTTGACCGCACCAGTGATGAATATACCCAGATTTCCGAGCGTCTGGCGGCGGCTATTTATAAAAAGTCTGAAGGTATTGTGGACAGCGGAGAAAAAGAAGCCGCTATCGGGCAATTGCTGAAGATTAAAACCCTGACTCCTGATTCCACCATCCGCGTTACTGCCCAGTTTGACGCGGCCAGTATGCTGCTGGAACTGGAGCAATGGGATCGCGCGATTACAGAATTGAAAGAACTGGCTGCACTTTATCCTGAGCATGAGTTGGCGGTAGAGTTTCCGCGTAAGCTGGCATTCGCTTATGAGAAGAATGAAAACTGGGCGCTGGCCGCTGAAAGTTACCTCGGACTGAGTGAAAAAGATCCCGATGCAGAAGTTCGCCGGGAAGCCTTGTTCCTGGCGGCAACAATGTTTGAGAAAAACAAGAACTACGCCACATCAATCGAACATTTTAAGAGCTACGATGCTACTTACGAAAAACCCTTTACTTCCCGAATGGAAGCGCGCTACCACCTGGCGACCCAGTACGAGAAGTTGGGCGATACAGAAAAGCAATTATTTTGGTTAAAGCGTTTAATCGAGGGCGACCAGAAAGCCGGCCCTCAACGCACGGATCGCAGCCGATGGCTTGGGGCGTGGGCAAACATTAAGTACGGGGATTACTACGCGGCTGAATTTTCATCGCACAAGCTTTATCTACCTTTGGTGAAAAGCTTACCCGCTAAAAACAAGTCTCTGGAAAGTGCTGTAAAACAATATCAGTCGTCAGCTGATTACGGCATTCTGGAATTTGTCACCATGTCCAGCTTCAAGATTGCGAACTTATATCAGCAGTTTGCTATGGAGTTACGGGCGTCACCCAAACCGGCCGGGTTATCGCCGGATGAGCAAACTATCTACGCAGAAATTATTGAAGAGCAGGCGTTGCCATTTGATGGTCTGGCCATTGAGCTGCATCAGGCCAATATTGATCGCGCATGGGAAGGCAAGTTTAACGAGTGGATCGACCGGAGTTTTGCCGAGATGATGAAACTGAATCCGGCAAGATATAACAAGACGGAAATTATGGTGAGTTACGGCGATGAAATACGTTAA